The Leclercia sp. S52 genome has a segment encoding these proteins:
- the gspK gene encoding type II secretion system minor pseudopilin GspK — MSRVRKQQGVALLVVLILLVMMSALAAKISQQFCRNLQKTHYQVSQQQLRWAMQRQEEAVKQRLLAAISGEESVLTLKGEWHEPLETQGEFYTVVSQVEDAQDCFNVNNLLAVPASAGKEQTPAPAVTEKPRQQQIVEQLLTDSGVSTLTAEEIYLQLVDYLDEDTTTARAGQEDDAWAGLQHARLPANRMMLSLNELKLLPAFPAAAWPKVSTLFCALPTTASRVDVNTLTPQQAGLLAALFPGKLTEEEAKRVIESRPDDGWESVKAFSEQLERNAPQLKDDLKQAADLLDVNSRFFRVDYTGNTDELTLRVVSQLRAEREAGEVRTWQRRYRMIE; from the coding sequence ATGAGCCGGGTGCGTAAACAGCAGGGGGTGGCCCTGCTGGTGGTGCTGATCCTGCTGGTGATGATGTCGGCCCTGGCGGCCAAAATCAGCCAGCAGTTCTGCCGCAATTTGCAGAAAACCCACTACCAGGTGAGCCAGCAGCAGCTGCGCTGGGCGATGCAGCGTCAGGAAGAGGCGGTCAAACAGCGACTGCTGGCCGCCATCAGCGGCGAGGAGAGCGTCCTGACCCTGAAAGGCGAGTGGCATGAGCCGCTGGAGACCCAGGGCGAGTTCTATACGGTGGTCAGCCAGGTGGAGGACGCTCAGGACTGCTTTAACGTCAATAACCTGCTGGCGGTGCCGGCCTCCGCCGGGAAGGAACAGACGCCCGCGCCTGCGGTGACGGAAAAGCCGCGCCAGCAGCAGATCGTTGAGCAGCTGCTGACCGACAGCGGCGTCAGCACCCTCACGGCAGAAGAGATTTACCTCCAGCTGGTGGATTACCTCGATGAGGACACCACCACCGCCAGAGCGGGTCAGGAGGATGACGCCTGGGCCGGGCTCCAGCACGCGCGCCTGCCGGCGAACCGGATGATGCTCAGTCTGAACGAACTAAAGCTGCTGCCCGCGTTTCCGGCGGCGGCCTGGCCGAAGGTGAGCACGCTGTTCTGCGCCCTGCCGACCACCGCCAGCCGGGTGGATGTCAACACCCTGACGCCGCAGCAGGCGGGCCTGCTGGCGGCGCTGTTCCCCGGCAAGCTGACTGAAGAAGAGGCGAAGCGGGTGATTGAATCCCGCCCGGACGACGGCTGGGAGAGCGTTAAGGCGTTCAGCGAGCAGCTGGAGCGTAACGCCCCGCAGCTGAAAGACGATCTGAAGCAGGCCGCCGATCTGCTCGACGTCAACAGCCGCTTTTTCCGCGTGGACTATACCGGCAATACCGACGAGTTGACCCTGCGCGTGGTCAGCCA